One window of Staphylococcus chromogenes genomic DNA carries:
- a CDS encoding isochorismate synthase: MTVDVGEQEIIDAIAHTSKTWVSIEVRLSRTLDPVTLFKKTNQEAGNRFYFRLNDNETAYFGCRVAKEFKNNKQNKRSIFEEWNQFKNDIALIHPQSERHHLRICGGFQFSTKRTSSEWHQFGMNHFILPEILVSHVKGETYLTYTVPVEQFHYETFKEWETFFNTLNDDNASVTPEEQQVCRQMDLDVEEWEQLVANTIRQLDTDEKVVLSRRRAIEFNTSIDIALVLEKALKNEKNSYLFVLESGEDCFISQTPEQLFKVQEGMLSTKAVAGTIKRTPNPQQDKTRVHAFLQDDKNLGEHHIVVESILEDIKPFVKNVNYNKTPSILKNDHLYHLYTEISGTLATSNYIELIDVMHPTPALGGYPKAQAMTYIDAHEFNARGLYGAPVGMIDMYDDSEFIVAIRSMLIQGNQALLFAGAGIVKDSDAKAEVAETALKFSPMMDALGVN; the protein is encoded by the coding sequence ATGACTGTTGACGTTGGTGAGCAGGAAATCATTGACGCAATAGCGCACACATCGAAAACCTGGGTATCCATAGAGGTGCGTTTATCACGTACATTGGATCCAGTTACATTATTTAAAAAGACCAATCAAGAAGCGGGTAACCGCTTTTATTTTCGGCTGAATGATAATGAAACAGCTTATTTTGGGTGTCGCGTTGCCAAGGAGTTTAAAAATAATAAACAGAATAAGCGTTCTATTTTTGAGGAATGGAATCAGTTTAAAAATGATATCGCACTCATACATCCACAGTCTGAAAGACATCATTTAAGAATCTGTGGAGGGTTTCAATTTTCAACGAAACGAACAAGTTCGGAATGGCATCAATTTGGGATGAACCATTTTATTTTACCTGAAATTTTAGTTTCTCATGTAAAAGGAGAAACGTATTTAACTTATACTGTCCCAGTTGAGCAATTTCATTATGAAACGTTTAAAGAATGGGAAACTTTTTTTAATACATTAAATGACGACAACGCCTCTGTCACACCTGAAGAACAACAGGTCTGTCGTCAAATGGATTTAGACGTCGAAGAGTGGGAACAGTTAGTTGCTAACACAATTCGTCAGCTTGATACAGATGAAAAAGTCGTTCTGTCTCGTCGACGCGCAATAGAGTTTAATACATCAATTGATATTGCTTTGGTGTTAGAAAAAGCACTTAAAAATGAAAAAAACAGCTATTTGTTTGTTTTAGAGTCTGGGGAGGATTGTTTTATATCACAAACGCCAGAACAACTCTTTAAAGTGCAAGAGGGGATGCTCTCTACTAAAGCTGTGGCAGGTACCATCAAACGAACACCAAATCCACAACAAGATAAAACGCGCGTTCACGCCTTTTTGCAAGATGATAAAAATCTAGGGGAGCATCACATTGTTGTGGAGAGTATTTTAGAAGATATCAAGCCATTTGTTAAAAATGTGAACTACAACAAAACACCAAGTATTTTAAAAAATGATCATTTGTATCATCTATATACAGAAATTTCAGGGACACTCGCAACGTCCAACTATATTGAACTCATTGATGTGATGCATCCAACGCCGGCTTTAGGGGGTTATCCAAAAGCACAAGCGATGACTTACATAGATGCACATGAATTTAATGCGCGTGGACTTTACGGTGCTCCTGTTGGCATGATAGACATGTATGATGACAGTGAATTTATCGTTGCGATTCGTTCCATGTTGATTCAAGGTAACCAAGCGTTATTATTTGCGGGGGCAGGCATTGTGAAAGATTCTGATGCCAAGGCAGAGGTTGCTGAAACGGCTTTGAAATTTAGTCCGATGATGGACGCATTAGGGGTGAACTAA
- a CDS encoding 1,4-dihydroxy-2-naphthoate polyprenyltransferase produces the protein MVNQFKQHSAFHKYWLLMRPHTLTAAIIPVLVGTALAKIFQLGSEDRINIGLFLAMLLACLLIQAATNMFNEYYDFKKGLDDHESVGIGGAIVRHGMTPKSIFNLAIAFYVIAAILGLFIAAQTSFWLIPVGLICMAIGYLYTGGPFPISWTPFGEIFSGLFMGMIIILIAFFIQIGHVEGFAVWMSIPIVITIGLINMANNIRDRVKDRQSGRRTLPILLGKRLSLIVLAVMYVIAYVWVIYTVFFVAGGSIFYLLVLLSFPWPIKVYRRFKKHDTPASMMPAMAAAGKTNTFFGLLYALGIYISALLGNI, from the coding sequence ATGGTGAATCAATTTAAGCAACATTCAGCCTTTCATAAGTACTGGTTGTTAATGCGTCCGCACACGCTAACTGCTGCTATTATTCCAGTGTTGGTCGGTACTGCACTCGCAAAAATCTTTCAACTTGGGAGTGAAGATCGCATTAATATTGGATTATTTCTAGCAATGTTGCTCGCTTGTCTTCTTATTCAAGCAGCAACAAATATGTTTAACGAATATTACGACTTTAAAAAAGGCCTCGATGACCACGAATCAGTAGGTATCGGTGGCGCAATCGTCCGACATGGAATGACTCCTAAATCTATCTTCAACTTAGCGATTGCCTTTTACGTCATCGCAGCGATTTTAGGTCTCTTTATAGCAGCTCAAACGTCATTTTGGCTTATCCCTGTAGGACTCATTTGTATGGCTATTGGGTATTTGTACACAGGTGGCCCTTTTCCGATTTCATGGACACCCTTTGGTGAAATTTTCTCAGGGTTATTCATGGGCATGATTATCATTTTAATTGCCTTCTTTATTCAAATCGGCCATGTCGAAGGGTTTGCGGTTTGGATGAGTATTCCAATAGTGATTACAATCGGTCTTATCAATATGGCGAACAACATACGAGATCGTGTCAAGGACCGACAAAGCGGCCGACGTACATTGCCTATTTTGTTAGGTAAGCGTCTTTCTTTAATTGTTCTTGCAGTAATGTATGTAATCGCATATGTATGGGTGATTTATACCGTGTTTTTTGTCGCAGGAGGCTCTATTTTCTATTTACTCGTTTTACTGAGCTTTCCTTGGCCAATTAAAGTGTACCGTCGCTTTAAAAAGCACGATACACCTGCTTCAATGATGCCTGCCATGGCAGCAGCTGGAAAAACAAACACATTTTTCGGACTCTTATATGCACTTGGCATATATATTAGCGCGTTACTTGGTAATATTTAA
- a CDS encoding ABC transporter permease: protein MTTTSLLLTSLLLLVPIFISYKEKLHIAKDLIIAAIRAVIQLVLIGFLLEFVFKVQEAWIVLALMLVIMINAAANTRKRASSIQRHVFWVSFIAIMTGAVLSLGGVLLTGAINFTPNEIIPVAGMVGSNGMIAINLSYQNLDRIFTKETESIEAKLSLGAAPSLAAKDAIRESIKVAIVPTIDSVKTYGLVSIPGMMTGLIIAGVPPLQAIKFQLMVVFIHTTATIISALVATYLSYRQFFNYRHQLIQIKKDETNPT, encoded by the coding sequence ATGACAACAACGTCGCTCTTATTGACTTCTCTTTTATTGCTCGTTCCTATTTTTATTTCTTATAAAGAAAAATTACATATTGCCAAAGATTTAATCATTGCGGCGATACGTGCAGTCATACAGTTGGTTTTAATTGGCTTTTTATTGGAATTTGTATTTAAAGTACAAGAGGCATGGATTGTCCTTGCTTTAATGTTAGTGATTATGATTAATGCTGCAGCCAATACGCGTAAACGAGCTTCTTCTATTCAACGGCATGTTTTTTGGGTTTCGTTTATCGCCATTATGACAGGGGCGGTGTTATCACTCGGTGGTGTTTTACTCACGGGAGCGATTAATTTTACACCTAATGAAATCATTCCTGTTGCTGGAATGGTAGGTAGTAACGGTATGATTGCGATTAATTTAAGCTATCAAAATTTAGACCGCATTTTTACAAAGGAAACGGAATCCATTGAGGCGAAGCTTTCGCTAGGTGCTGCACCATCACTAGCGGCTAAAGATGCGATTCGTGAAAGTATTAAAGTGGCTATTGTCCCAACCATCGATTCTGTGAAGACTTATGGGCTTGTTTCCATTCCGGGGATGATGACAGGTTTGATTATTGCGGGAGTACCACCATTACAAGCAATTAAATTTCAATTAATGGTTGTATTTATTCATACGACGGCGACGATCATTTCGGCATTAGTGGCGACATATTTAAGTTATCGTCAGTTTTTTAATTATCGCCATCAATTGATACAAATTAAAAAAGACGAAACAAATCCCACTTAA
- a CDS encoding ABC transporter ATP-binding protein, whose amino-acid sequence MLDLKNVSYHVDDQRILNQIDLKVKPGEAIAVVGPSGSGKSTLLRVIGDLISPTEGNIYFKGHAYQDYSPEELRQRVSYLPQRVELFGETVQDNLAFPSIARDQSFDKARAKHLLEVVGLKKYKLNASVHRMSGGEQQRITIARQLMYQPELLLLDEATSALDDKNSAQVEQLIFDMVKNGTSVLWITHNKAQSERHFHRVITVRNGEIEKGAHA is encoded by the coding sequence ATGCTTGATTTAAAAAATGTGAGTTATCATGTCGATGATCAACGCATTTTAAATCAAATTGATTTGAAGGTAAAACCAGGGGAAGCGATTGCTGTTGTAGGACCCTCTGGCAGTGGAAAGAGTACCTTGCTTCGGGTTATTGGTGATTTAATCTCACCGACTGAAGGAAATATTTATTTTAAGGGGCATGCTTATCAAGATTATTCGCCTGAAGAACTAAGACAACGTGTGAGTTATTTACCCCAAAGAGTCGAATTATTTGGAGAGACAGTTCAAGATAATTTAGCGTTTCCTTCTATTGCACGTGACCAGTCTTTTGACAAAGCACGTGCAAAGCATTTGCTAGAAGTAGTAGGATTGAAAAAATATAAATTGAACGCTTCTGTCCATCGTATGTCGGGAGGCGAACAACAACGGATTACCATTGCACGTCAACTCATGTATCAACCTGAGTTGTTACTGTTAGATGAAGCGACAAGTGCGCTTGATGATAAAAATAGTGCGCAAGTTGAACAATTGATTTTTGACATGGTAAAAAACGGAACTTCTGTGTTATGGATTACGCATAACAAAGCGCAAAGTGAACGTCATTTTCATCGTGTTATCACGGTTCGCAATGGTGAAATAGAGAAGGGGGCGCACGCATGA
- a CDS encoding GNAT family N-acetyltransferase: MIREAKEADAQSIAELSYIIWKDMELEIVRKYPKEEVIQAIQHSVTDIPYRNHYRHVHVYEVDSQVAGMIVTYEGNKELQYEQSWRTLTCAKAFPLSTETPLPVKEADDGDIYIESIATFPAFRGRGIAKALMQHVMSHYKEQKLSLNCDQTNTVARKIYEQMGFQPTNKKTLYGHTYHYMTYQS; this comes from the coding sequence ATGATACGTGAAGCGAAAGAAGCAGATGCGCAATCGATTGCCGAATTGTCCTACATAATTTGGAAAGATATGGAATTAGAAATTGTAAGGAAATATCCAAAGGAAGAAGTCATTCAAGCAATACAACACAGTGTGACGGACATCCCTTATCGCAATCATTATCGACATGTTCATGTCTACGAGGTGGACAGTCAAGTGGCGGGGATGATTGTCACTTATGAGGGGAATAAAGAACTACAGTACGAACAGTCTTGGAGGACGCTCACTTGTGCTAAAGCGTTCCCTTTATCTACAGAAACCCCATTACCCGTCAAAGAAGCCGATGATGGGGACATTTACATAGAATCAATTGCAACTTTTCCAGCGTTTAGAGGGCGTGGGATAGCTAAAGCTTTAATGCAACATGTGATGTCCCATTATAAAGAGCAAAAGTTAAGTTTAAATTGTGATCAAACGAACACGGTCGCGAGAAAAATTTATGAACAAATGGGATTTCAACCGACAAATAAAAAGACGTTGTATGGTCACACCTATCATTATATGACCTATCAAAGCTAA
- a CDS encoding YolD-like family protein yields the protein MMDRTLPPEYQAETDYRKIPRQYLNTRIPMGRGIVKWAPFATLPEQFERIQQFEANQLKIDRPDLSEDQMIEINHMLHFKISKNEVAKISYWRSGHIHTIEGYIASINTLNNELVITNERQKDYLTIALNELYAIE from the coding sequence ATGATGGATCGTACACTTCCTCCAGAATATCAAGCAGAAACGGATTATCGTAAAATACCAAGACAATATTTGAATACGCGCATTCCAATGGGACGCGGAATTGTGAAATGGGCACCATTTGCGACGCTACCTGAACAATTTGAAAGAATTCAACAATTTGAGGCGAATCAACTGAAAATTGATCGTCCAGATTTAAGTGAAGATCAAATGATTGAAATCAATCATATGTTACACTTTAAAATATCTAAAAATGAAGTTGCGAAAATAAGCTATTGGCGCTCAGGTCATATTCACACGATAGAAGGGTATATTGCATCCATCAACACGTTAAACAATGAGCTCGTCATTACCAATGAACGTCAAAAGGATTATCTCACTATTGCTTTGAACGAACTTTATGCGATAGAGTAG
- a CDS encoding GNAT family N-acetyltransferase, translated as MFERLKSMMEAPMNLLLLADPSVKRVYRYLEEGVCMLYKEKGEVIGCYVLMKRDNARIELMNIAVCEQHQGKGIGKCLLNHAINYASQHQYQDIIVGTGNSSLNQIAFYQKAGFRLVDITFDFFVQDNEPLIYENGIWCRDMLRFVKKL; from the coding sequence ATGTTTGAACGATTAAAATCTATGATGGAAGCCCCCATGAATCTTTTATTGCTCGCAGACCCTTCTGTTAAACGCGTGTATCGATATTTGGAAGAGGGCGTGTGTATGTTATACAAAGAAAAAGGTGAGGTTATCGGGTGTTATGTATTGATGAAGCGGGATAATGCTCGCATTGAATTGATGAATATTGCTGTGTGTGAGCAACACCAAGGCAAAGGGATCGGAAAATGCTTATTAAATCATGCCATCAATTATGCATCACAACACCAGTATCAAGATATTATTGTAGGCACTGGAAATTCAAGTCTTAATCAAATCGCATTTTATCAAAAAGCAGGTTTTAGGTTAGTTGACATTACATTTGATTTTTTCGTTCAAGATAATGAGCCTTTAATTTATGAAAATGGCATTTGGTGTCGAGACATGTTGCGCTTTGTAAAAAAATTATAG
- a CDS encoding competence protein ComK, whose protein sequence is MTEYPNAKKYILMKGDMLLRPIDGPNGFNESTEIFRYDAPPIIVHEPPIEIIENSCKCYGEPYRLRKDQTQRISDLKSKLPINITPLFPSFYFPSHSDRTSDNSWINMHFVEQIIKLKGARTKVIFANRQSVIINASEHTIRTQFRNCITFSYLLDRRAKVLTMNPEKPIDYNHDNFNIFETLSRYAVLEKKRAKFEPAPDASKPFPNLPEL, encoded by the coding sequence ATGACAGAATACCCTAATGCAAAAAAATATATCCTTATGAAAGGAGACATGCTTCTTCGCCCAATAGATGGTCCAAATGGCTTCAATGAGAGCACAGAAATTTTCCGCTATGATGCACCACCTATTATCGTTCACGAACCTCCGATTGAGATCATTGAGAACAGTTGTAAATGCTATGGTGAACCCTACCGCTTAAGAAAGGATCAAACGCAACGTATTTCAGATCTCAAAAGTAAACTTCCAATTAATATTACTCCGTTATTCCCGTCATTTTATTTTCCATCACATTCTGATAGAACTTCCGACAATTCATGGATTAATATGCATTTTGTTGAGCAAATAATAAAATTAAAAGGTGCACGTACAAAAGTCATTTTTGCGAACCGTCAGTCTGTTATTATTAATGCGTCAGAACATACAATCAGAACACAGTTTCGAAATTGTATTACTTTTTCTTATTTGCTTGATCGTAGAGCGAAAGTGCTTACGATGAACCCTGAAAAACCTATAGACTATAATCATGACAATTTTAATATTTTTGAGACGCTCTCAAGATATGCTGTTTTAGAGAAAAAGCGAGCTAAATTTGAACCAGCTCCGGATGCTTCAAAACCATTTCCAAATCTTCCAGAATTATAG
- a CDS encoding IDEAL domain-containing protein, whose amino-acid sequence MKHKIEIQTHDTTDAMRMIHQLAVEMVIEDALKIQRKQKLKQLIDEALCNKNEAQFKAYTEEFLQLEEHEIETLG is encoded by the coding sequence ATGAAACACAAAATAGAAATACAAACACACGATACTACTGATGCCATGCGTATGATTCATCAACTCGCTGTTGAAATGGTCATTGAAGATGCTCTGAAAATTCAGCGTAAACAGAAGTTAAAACAATTAATTGATGAAGCTTTATGTAATAAGAATGAAGCCCAATTCAAAGCCTATACAGAAGAATTTTTACAATTGGAGGAACATGAAATTGAAACACTCGGATAG
- a CDS encoding lipoate--protein ligase yields the protein MKFISNNNVTDPTLNLAMEEYVLNTVPMDKDDSYFLFYINRPSIIVGKNQNTIEEVHQPYIEANNIDVVRRISGGGAVYHDFGNLNFSFISKDDGQSFHNFKKFTQPIVDALNKIGVDAALTGRNDIQVGEAKISGNAMVKVKDRMFSHGTLMLNSELDEVQNALRVNPAKIQSKGVKSVRKRVANIQEFLEEPIDIETFKNIILKQLFGDQEVEEYVLTDEDWANIEKLSNEKYRTWDWNYGKNPKYNFEREHKFEKGFVQIKLDVKKGRIAHAKIFGDFFGEGDVTELEYALEGVLHQKQAIQEALESYDFYYYFGDIAKEDIINLMV from the coding sequence ATGAAATTTATTAGTAATAATAATGTGACTGATCCCACTTTGAATTTAGCGATGGAAGAGTATGTATTGAATACTGTTCCTATGGATAAAGATGACAGCTATTTTTTATTTTATATCAATCGTCCTTCGATTATCGTTGGGAAAAACCAAAACACGATTGAAGAAGTTCATCAACCGTACATTGAAGCAAATAATATAGATGTGGTCCGCCGTATTTCTGGTGGAGGCGCGGTATATCACGATTTTGGTAATTTAAATTTTAGTTTTATTTCAAAAGATGATGGCCAGAGTTTTCATAACTTCAAAAAATTTACACAACCTATTGTCGACGCTTTAAATAAAATAGGCGTGGACGCTGCGTTAACGGGGCGTAATGATATTCAAGTCGGTGAAGCTAAAATATCAGGGAATGCGATGGTTAAAGTAAAAGATCGTATGTTTAGTCATGGAACATTAATGTTAAATAGCGAGTTAGATGAAGTTCAAAATGCGTTACGTGTGAACCCTGCTAAAATTCAATCTAAAGGGGTGAAATCTGTACGAAAACGTGTGGCAAACATTCAAGAGTTTCTTGAAGAACCTATAGATATTGAGACATTTAAAAATATCATTTTAAAACAATTATTTGGTGATCAAGAGGTAGAAGAATATGTGTTAACCGACGAAGATTGGGCCAACATTGAAAAATTGAGTAATGAAAAATATCGTACGTGGGATTGGAACTATGGAAAGAATCCAAAATATAACTTTGAAAGAGAACACAAATTTGAAAAAGGGTTTGTTCAAATTAAGTTAGATGTTAAAAAAGGACGTATTGCACATGCTAAAATATTTGGCGACTTTTTTGGTGAAGGCGATGTAACAGAACTTGAATATGCACTTGAAGGTGTATTACATCAAAAGCAAGCAATTCAAGAAGCATTAGAATCATATGATTTCTATTATTATTTTGGAGATATTGCAAAAGAAGACATTATTAATTTAATGGTATAA
- a CDS encoding YkvS family protein: protein MTIAEVGDIVEFYDGIRGKVEKINDNSVIVDLTIMDNFASLDLPEKTVINHKRYKIVEQEG from the coding sequence ATGACGATAGCTGAAGTTGGAGATATTGTAGAATTTTACGATGGTATTAGAGGTAAAGTTGAAAAAATTAATGATAATTCTGTGATTGTAGATCTCACAATCATGGACAATTTTGCTTCACTTGATTTACCAGAAAAAACAGTCATTAATCATAAACGATATAAGATTGTTGAACAAGAAGGTTAA
- a CDS encoding type II CAAX prenyl endopeptidase Rce1 family protein, producing MKKLNKPLLWFILSFIVFHIILLIMWGEYNVYWQLYTGIMLIAGISYVFYQRDIASKRLLTSIAIGLGTGIVLVLVQVIFAFITSDLTYTSLIKQLSRTGVYFKWQMLITLLCVMPCHELYMRTILQKELTQITHQPWVGIVVSALLSSSFFIYLDRWWIVFFIFICQLILGFSYAYTRRIVTTTVAQIVAVVVLLIFHG from the coding sequence ATGAAGAAATTAAACAAACCGCTACTATGGTTTATTTTAAGTTTTATTGTCTTTCACATTATTTTACTCATCATGTGGGGTGAATATAATGTGTATTGGCAACTTTATACTGGTATTATGCTCATTGCGGGTATTAGTTACGTATTTTATCAACGCGATATTGCATCCAAACGCTTACTCACATCTATTGCAATCGGTCTAGGTACTGGTATTGTGTTGGTACTCGTTCAAGTTATTTTTGCTTTTATCACCTCAGACTTAACTTATACTTCACTTATTAAGCAACTATCTCGAACAGGCGTCTATTTTAAATGGCAAATGTTGATTACTTTACTCTGTGTGATGCCTTGTCATGAGTTGTATATGCGCACAATCTTACAAAAAGAGCTCACTCAGATTACACACCAACCTTGGGTAGGAATTGTTGTTAGTGCCCTTTTATCTAGCTCTTTCTTTATTTACCTTGATCGTTGGTGGATTGTATTTTTCATTTTTATATGCCAACTGATTTTAGGATTCAGTTATGCCTATACACGCCGAATCGTAACAACAACAGTGGCACAGATTGTAGCGGTCGTCGTTTTACTTATTTTTCATGGGTAA
- a CDS encoding bifunctional metallophosphatase/5'-nucleotidase has translation MRQHEEICLHILATSDIHSHILNGEEGAQLYRAGTYVSEIRSREEHVLLLDNGGSLAGSIVAFYYAIIAPHKRHPMIKLMNALDYDASGVSADEFKFGLDFLNRSVALSRFPWLSANIEYAMTHEPYFSTPYIIHKIEDLRIAIIGLTSESLVKNENIEMEKDIAIERATISAKRWIRYIYEAEAPDFLIVLYHGGVSTSQRNEKANTDAYANEILSNIGIVDLFITGHQRTTTLEHEDGTLFVRAGQNGEHLVHVEVTFRRRQSSYETLVIQPKIVSLSAYEEHEALLEMTKYDRQAVQKWQNEIIEGVHVDTRFSDFQSLLVEAHPFIQLLHESMTLHCDQTISCVHIPIPTSHGFKTPVQHKDVYEVYPHPDYLIDLTLKGHIIKTLIEKSVAYIQVNEGHLELSQIDPTHFLFWKGFEYTVDLSKPVHQRVTQMTLRPDYTYRVIMTDYCYRHYRQYLENAPIHEVSKVSMTECLIERLTQKDALQSSSQNMTLIGY, from the coding sequence ATGCGCCAACATGAGGAAATTTGTCTTCATATTTTAGCGACATCTGACATTCATAGTCATATCTTAAACGGAGAAGAAGGAGCGCAACTCTATCGTGCAGGAACATACGTATCTGAAATTCGTTCGCGTGAAGAACATGTTTTATTGCTAGATAATGGAGGAAGCTTAGCCGGTAGTATTGTCGCGTTTTACTATGCAATAATTGCCCCACATAAACGTCACCCGATGATTAAACTGATGAATGCGCTCGATTATGATGCCAGTGGGGTCAGTGCCGATGAATTTAAATTTGGTTTAGATTTTCTTAACCGTTCAGTCGCATTATCACGTTTTCCATGGTTATCTGCCAATATTGAATATGCGATGACGCATGAGCCTTATTTTTCAACGCCGTATATTATTCATAAAATAGAAGACTTACGTATTGCTATCATCGGATTAACTTCAGAGTCATTAGTCAAAAATGAAAATATCGAAATGGAAAAAGATATTGCAATTGAGCGTGCGACGATTTCAGCAAAGCGATGGATTCGATATATCTATGAAGCTGAAGCCCCAGATTTTTTAATTGTGCTCTATCATGGAGGCGTTTCCACTTCACAACGCAATGAAAAAGCAAATACGGATGCCTATGCTAATGAGATTCTTAGTAATATTGGTATTGTCGATTTGTTTATTACAGGCCATCAACGCACAACGACATTAGAGCATGAAGATGGTACCTTATTTGTACGTGCAGGCCAAAACGGAGAACATCTCGTGCATGTTGAAGTGACATTTCGACGTCGCCAGTCCTCCTACGAAACACTTGTGATTCAGCCAAAAATTGTGTCATTAAGTGCATACGAAGAACATGAAGCATTATTAGAAATGACAAAGTATGACCGTCAAGCGGTGCAAAAATGGCAAAATGAAATAATAGAGGGCGTTCACGTAGATACGCGTTTCTCAGATTTTCAATCATTACTGGTTGAGGCGCACCCCTTCATTCAATTATTACATGAGAGTATGACACTACACTGTGATCAAACGATTAGCTGTGTGCATATCCCTATTCCTACATCTCATGGCTTTAAGACGCCTGTCCAACATAAAGATGTCTATGAGGTTTATCCGCATCCGGATTACTTAATTGATTTAACGCTAAAAGGACATATTATTAAAACGTTGATAGAAAAAAGTGTTGCATATATTCAAGTCAATGAAGGTCATCTTGAACTTTCCCAAATTGATCCGACCCATTTCCTATTTTGGAAGGGGTTTGAGTATACAGTCGATTTGTCGAAACCTGTACATCAGCGTGTGACGCAAATGACTTTGCGGCCTGATTATACGTATCGTGTCATCATGACAGATTATTGTTATCGTCATTACAGACAATATTTAGAAAACGCGCCAATACATGAAGTTTCCAAAGTGTCGATGACAGAATGTTTAATAGAACGTTTAACCCAAAAAGACGCACTTCAGTCCTCTTCGCAAAATATGACACTTATTGGATATTAA